One candidate division KSB1 bacterium DNA segment encodes these proteins:
- a CDS encoding O-antigen ligase family protein → MVHYLKQSLVFAEQRQFQAGLLLSLIVSALGLLSFFEGRVAFMLAAMAAIPVLLLLLKYPIWGLYVSAFNMTSAMDVFVPHLATLSVLLPMFAVCLRKIINGDFTWRLPPIWMSMLLLFSWMYIALIWLPPSGTVYGFAIQYGVGVLNVLLIWELVRTPKQFRTLILILSVGIVVTAVSSVIEIVNFLTTGLNPADSESVARLKTLRLQGHWGHANSLAHGLMPFVPLLIPLVDRFERRSLRLYASFAILCGIVAIGLSLSRAGILALFFALIVTATASRYRRLLIVLTLMTGTLLLFLLPTSAIERFAAIGGKRHDASLNERQSLYQSAYLSGEDRFPFGGGVGDFDKHYQDYTTTISVVHHAHNLYLHFFNDHGLPGLILLAFFVYCLLRSASRGDSPERPGSFEHVTRVALLSSLIGIFTIGYMFDNLFYLMQHWVFFGIVSVFPYAVRADDSQRELQPTI, encoded by the coding sequence ATGGTCCACTACCTGAAACAGAGTCTTGTGTTCGCGGAACAGCGACAGTTTCAAGCTGGCCTTCTGCTCAGTTTGATCGTGTCGGCGCTCGGGCTGCTCAGTTTCTTCGAGGGACGAGTCGCGTTCATGCTGGCGGCGATGGCGGCGATCCCTGTCCTCCTGCTCTTGCTGAAGTACCCGATTTGGGGATTGTATGTCTCCGCGTTCAATATGACCAGCGCCATGGATGTGTTCGTCCCGCACTTGGCGACTCTATCGGTGCTGCTCCCAATGTTTGCGGTTTGTCTTCGCAAGATCATCAATGGCGACTTCACGTGGCGCCTTCCGCCGATTTGGATGAGCATGCTGCTGCTGTTTTCGTGGATGTATATCGCGCTGATCTGGCTGCCACCCAGCGGGACGGTGTACGGGTTTGCCATTCAATACGGCGTCGGCGTACTCAACGTACTGCTGATCTGGGAGTTGGTTCGAACTCCCAAGCAGTTTCGGACTCTGATCTTGATTCTATCCGTTGGAATTGTTGTGACGGCGGTCTCTTCGGTTATTGAAATCGTGAATTTTCTGACCACGGGTCTGAATCCGGCAGATTCCGAATCTGTTGCGAGATTGAAGACGCTTCGGCTGCAAGGCCACTGGGGCCATGCCAATTCACTGGCACATGGGTTGATGCCCTTTGTACCTCTGCTGATCCCCCTTGTGGATAGGTTTGAACGGCGTTCGTTGCGACTCTATGCCAGCTTCGCTATTCTCTGCGGGATTGTCGCGATCGGGTTGTCGCTTTCACGCGCGGGAATTCTGGCGCTGTTTTTCGCGCTCATCGTTACCGCCACGGCATCGCGGTACCGCCGCCTGCTGATCGTCCTGACCCTGATGACCGGCACTTTGCTCTTGTTCTTGCTTCCGACGAGCGCAATCGAGAGGTTTGCTGCGATCGGCGGCAAGCGACATGATGCCTCCCTGAATGAACGGCAGAGTCTCTATCAATCCGCCTATCTCAGCGGGGAGGATCGCTTTCCGTTCGGTGGCGGCGTAGGTGATTTTGACAAGCACTATCAGGACTATACGACGACCATCAGTGTTGTCCATCACGCTCATAACCTGTATCTTCATTTCTTCAACGATCATGGACTGCCGGGTCTGATCCTGCTTGCCTTCTTTGTCTACTGCCTGTTACGTTCGGCATCCCGGGGAGATTCGCCTGAAAGACCGGGCTCGTTCGAGCATGTGACGCGGGTCGCGCTATTAAGTTCGCTGATTGGGATCTTCACCATCGGTTACATGTTTGACAATTTGTTCTATCTCATGCAGCACTGGGTGTTCTTTGGGATCGTGTCCGTTTTTCCGTATGCTGTTCGAGCGGATGACTCGCAAAGAGAACTCCAGCCGACAATCTGA
- a CDS encoding IS5 family transposase (programmed frameshift) has protein sequence MDLAEEQWALIAPLVVDKPRIKHRNIDGGGRPRVPARDVWNGILWVLRTGAPWHDLPDRYPPYQTCHRRFQEYCRNGTFEKVLRSLAEDLRERGGLDLSETFIDGTFAPAKKGGRQGGPTRRGNGTKIMALADRAGFLIALCTASASPNEVTLVEQTIDARFIGDVPERIIGDKAYDSDSLDEQLRRDYGIEMIAPNKSNRSVKTQDGRALRRYKRRWKIERCFAWLTRFRRFPVKYEYHIENFLGFLHLACLKILLRCF, from the exons ATGGATTTGGCCGAAGAACAGTGGGCGCTGATTGCGCCGTTAGTGGTTGACAAGCCTCGAATTAAGCATCGCAATATCGATGGTGGGGGTCGTCCCCGAGTTCCGGCCCGCGACGTCTGGAACGGCATCCTGTGGGTGCTGAGGACCGGCGCCCCATGGCACGATCTGCCTGACCGTTATCCGCCGTACCAAACGTGTCACCGGCGCTTCCAAGAGTATTGTCGCAACGGGACATTTGAGAAGGTCTTGCGCAGCTTGGCCGAAGACTTGCGAGAGCGGGGCGGGCTCGATTTGTCGGAGACTTTTATCGACGGAACTTTTGCTCCGGCGAAAAAAGGGG GGCGGCAGGGGGGACCCACCCGCCGGGGCAACGGAACCAAGATCATGGCCCTTGCAGACCGCGCTGGTTTTCTGATCGCCCTTTGCACGGCCAGTGCTTCGCCGAATGAAGTGACGCTGGTCGAACAGACGATCGATGCCCGCTTCATTGGCGATGTTCCCGAGCGCATCATCGGGGACAAGGCCTACGATAGCGATTCCCTCGATGAGCAACTACGCCGCGACTATGGGATTGAAATGATTGCGCCGAACAAATCCAACCGGAGCGTCAAAACGCAGGACGGAAGAGCGCTGCGCCGCTACAAACGCCGCTGGAAAATCGAACGCTGCTTCGCTTGGCTCACCCGGTTCAGGCGCTTCCCCGTGAAATACGAATATCATATCGAGAACTTTCTCGGGTTCCTCCATCTCGCCTGCCTCAAAATTCTCCTCCGATGTTTTTAA
- a CDS encoding MBOAT family protein, with translation MPYNSLVFVTFFAGVYSLYLLLGRSHRAQNVLLLAASYFFYGYWDWRFLGLIALTTVVDYTVGLQLDKHKAPRQRRRWLLLSLTVDLGVLGVFKYFNFFAASAAQLLSQFGMQSDPITLNLLLPIGISFYTFQSLSYTIDVYKERMPATRALADYALCVSMFPQLLAGPIARVRTMLPQIQAPRRIEAAQLNAAVLLIVWGYFKKVVIADNIAITANQIFDHYTSYQGVDLLIGAFAFAIQIYADFSGYSDIARGIAKLMGFELMLNFRLPYCSLSPADFWSRWNISLSTWLRDYVYWPLAATKPIPMPGGRSLEIHAYRNMLLTMLLGGLWHGASWNFVLWGAYWGCLLVVFRLIEPEPVTKNIWKQRFAAARILPRMAVMFALTCCGWVLFRAETPEQIRYIFTHAGISCSDGTLSFMREAGFFSFPLLCAQVWQYRTGNLLAPLSVRPAWRVALLTFLIVAVFAFGVRDSSEFIYFQF, from the coding sequence ATGCCCTACAATTCTCTCGTCTTCGTCACTTTTTTCGCCGGCGTCTATTCGCTGTATCTCCTGCTGGGGCGGTCGCACCGCGCGCAGAATGTTCTGCTGCTTGCCGCCAGCTACTTCTTCTACGGCTACTGGGACTGGCGATTTCTCGGACTGATCGCGCTCACCACGGTCGTTGACTACACCGTCGGACTCCAGCTCGACAAACACAAGGCACCGCGCCAGCGCCGGCGCTGGCTGCTGCTGTCGCTGACGGTCGATCTCGGTGTGCTGGGCGTATTCAAGTACTTCAACTTCTTCGCCGCGAGCGCGGCGCAGTTGCTGAGTCAGTTCGGCATGCAGTCGGATCCGATCACGCTGAACCTGCTGCTGCCGATTGGCATCTCCTTCTATACGTTCCAATCGCTCAGTTATACGATCGATGTCTATAAGGAACGGATGCCCGCCACACGCGCGCTGGCGGACTATGCGCTCTGCGTCAGCATGTTCCCGCAATTGCTGGCCGGTCCGATCGCACGGGTCAGAACCATGCTGCCGCAGATACAGGCGCCGCGCCGGATTGAGGCCGCTCAACTCAACGCGGCCGTGCTGCTCATTGTGTGGGGCTATTTCAAGAAAGTAGTCATCGCGGACAATATCGCCATCACGGCCAACCAGATCTTTGACCACTACACGAGCTACCAAGGCGTCGATCTGCTGATCGGCGCTTTTGCGTTCGCGATCCAGATTTACGCCGACTTCTCCGGCTATTCCGATATTGCGCGCGGCATCGCCAAGCTGATGGGCTTTGAGCTGATGCTGAATTTCCGACTCCCCTATTGCTCGCTCAGCCCCGCTGATTTCTGGTCGCGCTGGAACATCTCCCTGTCCACGTGGCTGCGCGACTACGTTTACTGGCCGCTGGCGGCGACCAAGCCGATTCCCATGCCGGGCGGAAGGAGTCTGGAAATTCACGCTTATCGAAACATGTTGCTGACCATGTTGCTCGGCGGACTCTGGCACGGGGCATCGTGGAATTTCGTGCTGTGGGGCGCGTATTGGGGCTGTCTGCTGGTCGTGTTTCGGCTGATCGAACCTGAGCCCGTCACCAAAAATATCTGGAAACAGAGGTTCGCCGCGGCCCGGATTCTGCCGCGGATGGCGGTCATGTTCGCGCTCACGTGCTGCGGCTGGGTGTTGTTCCGGGCGGAGACTCCCGAGCAGATCCGCTACATCTTCACGCATGCGGGAATTTCATGCTCCGACGGGACCCTTAGCTTCATGCGCGAGGCCGGATTCTTCAGCTTTCCGCTGCTGTGCGCACAGGTCTGGCAATATCGCACGGGCAACCTGCTGGCACCCTTGTCGGTGCGGCCTGCGTGGCGCGTAGCCTTGCTGACATTCCTGATTGTGGCCGTGTTTGCCTTCGGTGTGCGTGACTCGTCGGAGTTCATCTACTTCCAATTCTGA
- a CDS encoding CapA family protein, whose product MITLLLIVLGSVAAWGSPIIGAERDQPPPDTTAKLILVREGAGVRLMWNSAPEWDSWYVVRASEPVYEAGDTLAVVTDTTWLDSLATSYEPSHFCYWVIAAFPAPWVPDTIRVIEDFSGNMEFTSYPNQDDEPAHWAVVEDGAQDSAGSLVLFGDTWKVQAKTPFSIDRHEVWELTFKTLLRGELQAIGVADSANELWYILKGKETRYSLNYFTQYQGWFLDSVWNTVDLQIGDDWVGRFGYVPMLNRLMFANDNDTTNPRGVWMIDGLKDVTGLIPPLPEARFYWSELVTNDPDSVDVEFHPTCISTGAPITSYRWNFGDGRYSTNAVSLARFPRNARRAVVLTVEDTLLRMDWRAELIEIGADTAAREVRALFVGDVMMGRRYEDPGGIIPTYGVNAIFERVRDYLSAAEFAVCNLECPLTNETETHPTKSYTFKGRPEYVGALTYAGFDYCGLANNHNFDYLVPGMTETQHVLDSVELLSGGAALDDEHACRPVVYSHNGVTVAVLAYCNVDGTYENAQPFMGAGPSKPGFAFWDRTHIETTIPQARQRADVVVAFPHSGLEYYTAPSQLLGEDGELDDAPLSIDALIPDTSDVDLRRYAIDMGADLVINSHPHVLQGIEAYHSGFIAHSMGNFAFDQRFPETFVSIALEATLDPVDRVRRLHVKPIYIEGYIPSVASGELGRAILDYISELSRPMGTWVVREADSARAEVLPDWTAPLQIETRTDTLTLISRNGVWISAPFRLRGEGYPVDVRIADAAAMEIRAGADALLCGNMEDEGAAPWDFNDSDEDFDATTYYRGARSLRCQVSYSGPPATTRFLYHPPLYSGQAYSLTGVVRGDSMATASVGIRMYQSRTADIVETPIFGPYNGTFDWSQKWLDFASQSNAHFYDIICSASGMNGTDANFWVDDLYLVQWQNWSPQQVVVEFPSNKRFVQVRSDAAVTSVVIEYDMATTSYLP is encoded by the coding sequence ATGATTACTCTCCTCCTGATCGTCCTGGGAAGCGTCGCCGCATGGGGCAGTCCTATTATCGGCGCCGAACGTGACCAGCCTCCGCCAGACACGACCGCGAAACTGATTCTCGTGCGCGAAGGCGCCGGAGTCCGACTGATGTGGAACTCCGCGCCGGAATGGGATAGTTGGTATGTCGTTCGCGCCTCCGAGCCCGTCTATGAAGCCGGTGATACGCTCGCCGTGGTGACGGATACGACCTGGCTTGACTCGCTGGCGACCAGCTATGAGCCGAGTCACTTCTGCTATTGGGTGATTGCCGCCTTCCCCGCTCCGTGGGTGCCCGATACGATTCGCGTGATCGAGGATTTCAGCGGGAACATGGAATTCACGAGCTATCCGAATCAAGATGACGAACCGGCACATTGGGCGGTGGTCGAAGACGGGGCGCAGGACTCCGCGGGGAGTCTTGTGCTGTTCGGCGACACGTGGAAAGTTCAGGCCAAGACTCCGTTTTCGATTGACCGCCATGAGGTCTGGGAGCTGACGTTCAAAACGCTGTTGCGCGGCGAATTGCAGGCGATCGGCGTCGCCGACTCGGCAAACGAACTCTGGTACATCCTCAAGGGCAAGGAAACCCGCTACAGCCTGAACTACTTCACGCAGTATCAGGGCTGGTTTCTCGATTCCGTTTGGAATACAGTTGATTTGCAGATCGGAGACGACTGGGTGGGCAGATTCGGCTACGTTCCGATGCTCAACCGACTGATGTTTGCCAACGACAACGACACCACAAATCCGCGCGGCGTGTGGATGATCGACGGGCTGAAAGATGTGACCGGCCTGATTCCGCCGCTGCCGGAAGCGCGCTTTTACTGGTCCGAGCTCGTGACGAACGACCCCGACAGTGTGGACGTGGAGTTCCACCCGACGTGTATCAGCACCGGAGCGCCGATTACGTCCTATCGATGGAACTTCGGCGACGGGCGGTACTCGACGAACGCCGTGAGCCTTGCGCGCTTTCCGCGAAACGCGCGGCGAGCCGTGGTCCTGACCGTGGAAGATACGCTGTTACGGATGGACTGGCGAGCCGAATTGATCGAGATCGGAGCCGACACCGCCGCGCGGGAAGTCCGCGCGCTATTCGTCGGCGATGTCATGATGGGGCGGCGCTACGAGGACCCGGGCGGGATTATCCCAACCTACGGCGTCAATGCGATTTTTGAACGCGTGCGTGATTATCTTTCCGCCGCGGAATTCGCGGTTTGCAATCTCGAGTGTCCGCTGACCAATGAAACCGAAACACACCCGACCAAGTCGTACACCTTCAAGGGCCGGCCCGAGTACGTCGGAGCCCTGACGTATGCCGGATTCGATTACTGCGGCCTCGCGAACAACCATAATTTCGATTATCTCGTTCCGGGCATGACCGAGACCCAACATGTCCTCGATTCAGTCGAGCTGTTGTCGGGAGGGGCCGCGCTCGATGACGAGCATGCGTGTCGGCCGGTTGTTTACTCGCACAATGGTGTGACCGTGGCGGTGCTCGCGTACTGCAACGTGGATGGTACCTACGAGAACGCGCAGCCCTTCATGGGAGCGGGACCGTCGAAACCGGGGTTTGCCTTCTGGGATCGCACGCATATCGAGACCACGATTCCGCAAGCACGGCAACGGGCGGATGTCGTCGTCGCCTTTCCGCATTCTGGACTGGAGTATTATACGGCTCCGTCGCAGCTGCTGGGTGAAGACGGTGAACTGGACGACGCACCGCTTTCGATTGACGCGCTGATTCCGGATACGTCGGACGTGGACTTGCGGCGTTACGCGATTGACATGGGAGCTGATCTGGTCATCAACTCGCACCCGCACGTGTTGCAGGGCATCGAGGCCTACCACAGCGGCTTCATCGCGCACAGCATGGGCAATTTCGCGTTTGACCAGCGCTTCCCGGAGACGTTTGTGAGCATCGCGCTGGAAGCGACACTTGATCCGGTGGACCGTGTGCGCCGCTTGCATGTCAAGCCCATTTACATCGAGGGCTACATCCCCAGCGTGGCGAGCGGCGAACTGGGCAGGGCGATTCTCGATTACATCAGCGAACTTTCGCGACCAATGGGGACGTGGGTTGTGCGCGAGGCCGATTCGGCACGGGCCGAAGTGTTGCCGGATTGGACAGCGCCGCTGCAGATCGAGACACGGACGGACACGCTGACGCTGATTTCGCGAAACGGCGTGTGGATCAGCGCACCGTTCCGGCTGCGCGGTGAGGGCTACCCCGTTGACGTCCGCATCGCCGATGCAGCGGCCATGGAGATTCGGGCCGGGGCCGATGCGCTGCTGTGCGGCAACATGGAAGACGAGGGAGCCGCGCCGTGGGACTTCAACGATTCGGATGAGGATTTCGACGCGACCACTTACTACCGCGGAGCACGGTCGTTGCGCTGTCAGGTCAGCTATTCCGGACCGCCGGCCACGACGAGGTTCCTTTACCATCCGCCGCTGTACTCCGGACAAGCGTACTCGCTGACCGGGGTCGTGCGCGGAGACAGCATGGCCACGGCCAGCGTGGGGATCCGGATGTATCAATCGCGCACGGCGGACATCGTCGAGACGCCCATCTTCGGACCCTACAACGGCACCTTCGATTGGAGTCAGAAATGGCTCGACTTCGCCAGTCAATCCAACGCGCACTTCTACGATATTATTTGCTCGGCCTCAGGAATGAACGGCACGGACGCAAATTTCTGGGTCGATGATCTCTACCTTGTGCAATGGCAGAACTGGAGTCCGCAACAAGTCGTCGTCGAGTTTCCGAGCAACAAACGGTTCGTGCAAGTTCGTTCCGATGCCGCGGTCACGTCCGTGGTCATCGAGTATGATATGGCGACGACGAGTTACCTGCCCTGA
- a CDS encoding sulfurtransferase: MQLLVSTDWVIERLHDPRVIPVFVRTVPGQPGVAAAEFAAAHLPGARFLDLDIDLADVSAANSGRHPLPSPEKFTSTLSREGISPGDSVIAYDHSDGSQAARLWWMLRWIGFSRVAVMDGGLAKWTREGRSIERGAAQTLTPIGALINPRPDPSLLATMTEVEQFADAKLILADARSAERFRGENETIDPVAGHIPGAISLPFTDNLTGDPPVMRSAGDLRSRFESAGIRDASRVICYCGSGVTACHNLLAFELAGLRGARLYPGSWSEWIQHHDV; the protein is encoded by the coding sequence ATGCAACTACTGGTCTCGACTGACTGGGTTATCGAGCGGCTTCATGATCCGCGCGTGATCCCCGTCTTCGTTCGCACCGTGCCCGGCCAGCCCGGAGTCGCGGCTGCGGAATTCGCCGCCGCGCACTTGCCCGGTGCACGATTTCTCGATCTGGACATCGACCTCGCCGACGTTTCCGCGGCGAATTCCGGCCGACATCCGCTGCCCTCGCCGGAAAAGTTCACGAGCACCCTGTCTCGCGAGGGAATCAGCCCGGGCGACTCTGTCATCGCCTATGACCACTCCGACGGATCACAGGCGGCGCGCCTCTGGTGGATGTTGCGATGGATCGGTTTCTCGCGGGTCGCCGTGATGGACGGCGGATTGGCGAAGTGGACTCGCGAAGGGCGCTCAATCGAGCGCGGCGCTGCTCAAACTCTGACACCGATCGGGGCACTCATCAATCCTCGACCCGATCCAAGCCTGTTAGCGACGATGACCGAAGTCGAGCAATTCGCCGACGCGAAGTTGATCCTTGCCGACGCGCGCTCAGCCGAGCGATTTCGCGGCGAAAACGAGACGATCGATCCGGTCGCGGGGCACATTCCGGGCGCGATCAGCCTGCCCTTTACCGACAATTTGACCGGCGACCCGCCGGTGATGCGATCTGCCGGGGACCTCCGGTCGCGCTTTGAATCCGCCGGCATCCGCGACGCGTCGCGGGTCATCTGTTACTGCGGCTCCGGCGTTACAGCCTGCCACAATCTGCTGGCCTTCGAGCTGGCCGGCCTGCGCGGCGCGCGCCTCTATCCCGGCAGTTGGAGCGAGTGGATTCAGCACCATGACGTCTGA
- a CDS encoding HlyC/CorC family transporter, with protein MLTWMMIFFVVGILFSAIETAFTAFDRILIDSWERGGRLGIPVLRFLAAHPDRFLSTTLIGNNLSNVGFTFVLVAMCEQWGLSDLSTTLVSACSSIIVLIFSEILPKQIAYASANRIVRPFSWPLMIGYVAFSPMRWLLAPLTRLIPSANSGVALTTEQRLLAYQAEFEQVLTGAEAAGAATPEEGELLSRYLDARELKVRDIMTPRTELVAVDISSTVHHVRALFERHRHNVLPIYQGDLDHILGYVRARDFLTDVADLRAVVRPIPAVPESKHITELLQEFRTGRRHIAVVIDEYGGTDGLVTIKDIFEELVGPVAERWDPDEPIVRRTAPGKFLVSGGAFLEDIEAETGWQPPEMEANTLSGLLSEYLGRIPEAGEDIVMQGVSFRVIRRSPRRVEGCLMKLRGHLPGTPEPHA; from the coding sequence ATGCTGACGTGGATGATGATCTTCTTCGTCGTTGGCATCCTGTTCTCGGCGATTGAAACGGCATTTACCGCCTTCGATCGAATTCTGATTGACAGCTGGGAGCGCGGCGGCAGACTGGGCATTCCGGTGCTCCGCTTTCTGGCCGCGCATCCGGATCGCTTTCTCTCCACGACGCTGATCGGCAACAACCTCTCTAACGTCGGCTTCACGTTTGTACTCGTCGCAATGTGCGAGCAATGGGGCCTGAGTGACCTGAGTACAACACTGGTCTCCGCGTGCTCGTCGATCATCGTTCTGATCTTTTCGGAGATTCTGCCCAAGCAGATCGCCTATGCCTCGGCCAATCGGATCGTCCGGCCATTCTCCTGGCCGCTGATGATCGGCTATGTGGCGTTCTCGCCTATGCGCTGGCTCCTCGCGCCGCTGACCCGTCTGATTCCCAGCGCCAATTCCGGTGTTGCGCTCACGACGGAGCAACGATTACTTGCCTATCAAGCGGAATTCGAGCAGGTCTTGACCGGTGCCGAGGCCGCGGGCGCGGCGACGCCCGAGGAGGGTGAACTGCTCAGCCGCTATCTTGACGCGCGCGAGCTGAAGGTGCGTGACATCATGACCCCGCGAACGGAACTGGTCGCCGTGGATATCTCGTCAACGGTGCACCATGTCCGCGCCCTTTTCGAACGGCATCGCCACAACGTATTGCCGATCTATCAAGGCGATCTGGATCACATTCTCGGCTACGTTCGCGCCCGCGACTTCTTGACTGACGTGGCGGACCTGCGCGCCGTCGTCCGCCCGATTCCCGCGGTACCTGAATCGAAACACATTACGGAGCTGCTGCAGGAGTTCCGCACCGGGCGCCGCCACATCGCGGTCGTCATCGACGAATACGGCGGCACGGACGGACTCGTGACGATCAAGGACATTTTTGAGGAGTTGGTGGGCCCGGTTGCGGAGCGGTGGGATCCCGATGAACCAATCGTCCGCAGGACCGCTCCGGGCAAGTTCCTGGTTTCCGGAGGGGCATTCCTGGAGGATATCGAAGCCGAGACGGGCTGGCAACCTCCTGAAATGGAAGCAAATACACTATCTGGCCTGCTTTCCGAGTACTTAGGACGAATCCCGGAAGCAGGGGAAGATATTGTAATGCAAGGAGTTAGCTTCCGCGTGATTCGTCGGAGTCCGCGTCGAGTGGAAGGCTGTCTGATGAAACTTCGCGGCCATCTGCCCGGCACTCCGGAACCCCATGCTTGA
- a CDS encoding YigZ family protein, with translation MSEGTSTYLTIAEPGHAETRVLGSRFFGRATAVEDVEQIDAELRLEARRFHDATHWCHASRIGYLAEPEERCSDAGEPHGTAGQPILREIRSRELTNTLVLVTRYFGGTKLGSGGLARAYSDCAAAALAAAIVRVLKRYDQLDVACGYNDMSIVYRLARKYNASPVLQEGTSNPRFELTVEPGVTGPLMQALVDESAARITVARGGSIVC, from the coding sequence TTGTCCGAGGGGACAAGCACATACTTGACGATTGCGGAGCCTGGCCACGCGGAGACGCGTGTGCTGGGCTCGCGCTTTTTCGGTCGTGCCACTGCCGTGGAAGACGTGGAGCAGATCGACGCGGAACTTCGTCTCGAAGCACGGCGTTTCCACGATGCCACCCATTGGTGTCATGCCTCACGAATCGGCTATCTGGCCGAGCCGGAAGAGCGTTGCAGCGATGCAGGTGAGCCGCACGGCACGGCCGGTCAGCCCATCCTGCGTGAAATCCGTTCACGCGAATTGACGAATACGCTGGTGCTCGTAACCCGCTATTTCGGTGGCACGAAACTCGGCAGCGGTGGTCTGGCGCGGGCGTACTCGGACTGCGCGGCTGCGGCGCTGGCCGCGGCAATCGTCAGAGTGCTGAAGCGGTACGATCAATTGGACGTGGCTTGCGGCTATAACGACATGAGCATTGTGTATCGGCTGGCGCGCAAATACAATGCGAGTCCGGTCCTGCAGGAGGGAACGTCGAACCCCCGCTTTGAGCTGACGGTGGAACCGGGAGTGACGGGGCCGTTGATGCAGGCGCTGGTGGATGAAAGCGCCGCCCGCATCACGGTCGCGCGCGGCGGGAGCATCGTATGCTGA